The following DNA comes from Desulfitibacter sp. BRH_c19.
ATCCTTACACCATAATTTCTCAACCATTCTTTTCTTTTTTCATAATCAGGTATTATGGAAGACAACATATCCCAGTATTCCCTTGAGTGATTTTTATAGCTCATATGGCACAGCTCATGTACCACAATATAGTCTAGTACTGGAGAAGGAGCCATTATAATACGCCAGTTAAATAAAAGGTGGTTATCCCCTGTACAGCTGCCCCATCTCTTCTTTTGCTCCTTTATGCTAACCTTTTTGGGTTTTATCTTAAAATAGTGCTGGTAATATTCAACACGTTCGTTAACCTTCTCTTCGGCTTTTTGCCGATACCACTGTTCCATAGCTTTTCTTATTGCCATTTCATCTTTGGTTGGAGTTTCAACAATAAATTTACCCTGGTAAAGCTTTACCTCAGACCTTTTTAATTGCCCATTTAGATTAATGTTCAAAGAATAATTCCTGCCAAGGTAAAGAAAAGACTCTCCATTAACAAATTCCTTACTACTAATCATAAATTCCATGTCCTTAAAGGCAAATAGTTTCTGAACTATCCAGGAAGCCTTGCTTTTAACCTTTTCTAATATTGCATCCTTAGGAGTATCCATAGGAGCTGTTACTTTAACAATATCTGGTGGTTCAACAGTTATTTGTATAGTCTTTCGGTTTGAATATGTCACAGTAAACTCTATATTTCTTGTTCCATATTGAAAGCTTAGTTGCATTAATAATCCCTCTAATCTATACTTGAGTAATGTTTTTTTGCTAATTGTAATAAAGGCTGAACCATTCTTTTTCTAATATCCATCTTAATCTGCTTAAAATATTTAGTAGTAAGCATTAAATAAATGGCTCGTTCTATATCTGCTGTTTTTGTAGTATTAGTTGTCCAGTCAATTACAAAGTTGCTTTTAACTATTTCAGCTACATTTTTGGCAATGTCTTTTGCTAAATCAAGTACACCTTGATTAATATATAAGGCTTTTGCTTCTTTAACTTTGCCAGTTTCTTCAGGTTCAATTAGGTTAACCTTAACTACTTCAAAAAAGGCAAATTCTTCTTTTGATAACCCTAAAGCTTCTGCTTCTTGTTGTTCTCCTTTTTGAACGTCATTTTTTATAAATTCCTCTAATCTTTTCTTT
Coding sequences within:
- a CDS encoding metal-dependent hydrolase; amino-acid sequence: MQLSFQYGTRNIEFTVTYSNRKTIQITVEPPDIVKVTAPMDTPKDAILEKVKSKASWIVQKLFAFKDMEFMISSKEFVNGESFLYLGRNYSLNINLNGQLKRSEVKLYQGKFIVETPTKDEMAIRKAMEQWYRQKAEEKVNERVEYYQHYFKIKPKKVSIKEQKKRWGSCTGDNHLLFNWRIIMAPSPVLDYIVVHELCHMSYKNHSREYWDMLSSIIPDYEKRKEWLRNYGVRIGF